The window GCAAACCATTGAGAGTCCTGACTTCGAAGTACCCCTGCTTCTCGACGGAATCCTCGGTGATTTCGGTACATACAAAGATATCGTATACGGAAATCATCGTGGCCGGGCGTTCGGCATCGAGCTCGACAGAGTCGCGCAGGAAGAGGATGGGTTTTACGGGAAGATCAGCGGCGTAGCGTCATTGGGACTGGAATACAAGTATCGGACAAAACGCCGTGAGGTGGTCCTTAAGAGTACTCGGCTTCGGCTGGACGGCGAGCCGCTGATCACAACGCAGTATTCCACTGATGCGGAACGCCAGCTGATCACCCGAGTTGGCTATCGCACCGTACCGCCCGGGCTCCGAGGGGGGCTATCGGAATTGTTACGCATGTACCATTTCCTGCCTCAAACAGTGGGTTTGTATGCCGCCCGACGATCTGGGGAGCAGCTGCGTGAGTTCGTCACGGACAATGCGCAACAGATCCTTCGTATGAGCACCTCGGTTGGCGGCGTACTAATGAATGGATTGAGAGGAACAGAGTACCTCGGCGCCATGCGTGCTGCTCCATCTAGAACGTACCTTGTTACGGGTGAGCGGCGTCGGCGCGTAGGTTCGTCTGGCGAACACGCTGCGTCGATGCTAATGCTTGACTCCTTTCGAACTGGCAAGAGGAAGCGCGAGCTGAGCGCCAAAGTAGGCAGGTGGCTCAAGTCTGCTGGTATCGCACGCGCGGTCCAAGTGGAGATGATATCAGATCGCCACTATGAGCTTCGCGTGTCTCATTTTACCACGGGAGAGACCGAAAACATTGCGGATGTGGGGTTTGGTAACAGCCAGGTCATCCCAGTACTTGTCGCTGGATACTCGCTTTCATCCGGCGCTACGCTTTTGGTCGAGGAACCCGAGATACACCTTCACCCGCGCGCGCAGGCTGAACTTGGTCAGCTTTTCCTCGAGCTGTTCCAGGGTGGAATTCAGACCGTTGTCGAAACGCATAGCGAGCACCTCGTCCTGCGAATGCAGTCGTTCGTCGCTTCGGGCCATCTCCGGCCAGAGGATCTATGCGTGCTCTACGTTCATGCGATAGGTGACAAGAAGAAGGTGACGCGTTTGCGTGTCGATAAGAGGGGCCATTTCATCGACGAGTGGCCAGGAGGGTTTTTCCCGGAGCGCATCGAGGAGGCCAAACGCTTGGCCAGACTCCGGCATAGGGCGCAAGCATGACGTCAAATGTCGTGGATGCAAATATCATTAGAGCCTACTTTGAAGAAGCCGTGCTCAACTTGACCCCCGACACTACCGCGCCGTGTCGGGCCTTCATCGAAAGCCTTGGCTCGACCAAT of the Longimicrobiales bacterium genome contains:
- a CDS encoding AAA family ATPase, encoding MYTHIRLTNFKAFEKANAQLGPITLILGPNNAGKSSIIAAFRLLVQTIESPDFEVPLLLDGILGDFGTYKDIVYGNHRGRAFGIELDRVAQEEDGFYGKISGVASLGLEYKYRTKRREVVLKSTRLRLDGEPLITTQYSTDAERQLITRVGYRTVPPGLRGGLSELLRMYHFLPQTVGLYAARRSGEQLREFVTDNAQQILRMSTSVGGVLMNGLRGTEYLGAMRAAPSRTYLVTGERRRRVGSSGEHAASMLMLDSFRTGKRKRELSAKVGRWLKSAGIARAVQVEMISDRHYELRVSHFTTGETENIADVGFGNSQVIPVLVAGYSLSSGATLLVEEPEIHLHPRAQAELGQLFLELFQGGIQTVVETHSEHLVLRMQSFVASGHLRPEDLCVLYVHAIGDKKKVTRLRVDKRGHFIDEWPGGFFPERIEEAKRLARLRHRAQA